TCTACCCAGAAGATTAAAAAAATTCTCgatcttagctctaaattctAAAACAATAGTAGAAGAGAGCATCAAAATAAGTTAAACATACGGATTGCGTACCTGCAAAATCAGTCAGTTTATCAAACTGGAAAACAGCCgcgattaaaaagaaaaataactgATACCCCGCCTAAACATCAAAATGAACCAAAGAATCAACTCTAtgtaatttgaaattaaaaagaaaaaagaaaaagaaaacactaAAGAAGCTGAAATAAGGGAAAATAAAATCATACTGTAAAAGTAGCAGTTAGAGATAAGAATTCCTTGTCTGTATCAGTCAACATTTTGCTTGATGAATCAACAAGAGATAAGAAAAAAGGTGGATTCTTTTGGTTTATCTAAAAATCTCTTAGGGTtcgattaatatttttatgtttatataatacTAATAAGTCAATGTGCAATGGGTACAAGTATAACTTGacctaaaataaaatagaaaaaaaaacagTGTTTTCGGCGACCGGAAAGTCACGACAAGTTCCTGTATCGAAATTTGTGGGAAAGATAACGTCCAGGCGTGTTAACTTGACATTTTTAATATAGATGCCATGGAAAAACATTTATTGAGGCTGAGCCATTTTATTTAATGTGTACATGCCTGTATTTCTCCTTCTGTTTTTTTTTCTAATGTAAATATTTTACTTCAGATTTTTAAATtgtttacttttattttgtttaaattttaaaattagttgttattttgatataaatattaattttattttaatgatgctcttaatttattattttttaatgtcatatttttaaaattagcaACTTAGGGTATGTTTGGATTacaatttaaaccaaaattaatatttttatgtttgaataactctatttaaaatatttttttgttaaattttcttaaaataatttttagaggttgttttaagaaataaatacaaattagttttttataaaatttatagaagTATTTTTTGTGGCAACCAAAATTTATTTTACAATAAGATCATATTTTGTAATAATTACTAATTTGTATAAACTTAATAATAGACAATATCCTTTCATAGTGATCGCCTATTTGATCTTATGTAACTAATATACAACAATCTCATAGAACTTCAATTAAGAGAATATCATAGCAAAACCATATAATACTAAGCCAGGCAATAACTAATATGTAATAAACCTACCATTTAACTAACCACGTGAGCAACCTACATTCTATATTGTCAGTGACATGACACTTCCAAGCAAATAAAACTTTCTGCACACGAGGAATAAAGAATTTCTCTTTTTTCCCTAAATATCCAAGCATAACTATTTTATTCCTCCTAAAAACTCAAGGTCCCCTACTTTCTCCTTCCTCCCTTTTCCTCTTCTTTAACTTTTTATTTCAACTTTTCGCTTGTCACGAGTGAATTGACATTTCAATTTCGATCATTGTCTCTTCCTTATTGATTTCCTATATCAACAATAACCAATTAAAAAACGGTTGTATATAAAtacttgtttttattattataatttatgctAGATGACATCGCACCCATAATATGAATGAAAACAAATTTATTTagcaaattaatataaataacaaATGATTTTGTAATTTGTTGGTAAAGTAAACTTATTGTATAATAAAGAGGAGCTAAAATCTTATTATGTTTGCAATTTTctatataaaagatataaaattacaaaaacacCTTTAAGATAATACAATTTACTTTTTTAAGTGATAGTCTTTTATATCTTATCAATTTAATAGTTAACTTGTGATACAAACTCAATAAATATAAACAAAAAGTGTTTGGTAAAGTACAATTATTATATACAAAATATTCTATCATACGTGTAGATGTAacacaaatgtatgtataataataacatatgtaaataataatacaTTATGTTTGAAACTAATAAAAGTAACACATGTGCATTATGAATGAATcacaattaaaaaaaattagttcaaattgtgagtaaaagaaatttaaataggcGAAATACATTGGACTAAAATCTTTTAATGCGCTCAATTTGTATATAATTGTATTGTTATAGTTTTTGAGTCGGTATCAAATTAACTTGCGAGATCAACTCAATCAAAGACATTAGCATATGAATAATATGGGTGAAACAATTTGTGTAGTAAcattaaattgtataaaaatattaaaatatagttttaattaaaatgttaaagaaaatATTCAAGTATGAGttcaaatattaatatttacaattttCATTAATCAACTTACCATTGAATTGAacacttaaataataataaagattACAAATTtgtaaattcaaaattatatttttctattttgctATGAGAAAAGTACTCTAAAAGaatacattttattttttaaaattaaagtatTTTCCTAAATTACCAACTAAATTAATGCCCTATTAATATTTGATACCAACTTAGCCCCACTATAATAATAAGTTCGGAGGATAATTAACTTTTAACATTCCTTGTTCCCATATAATTATAACGAATACCCTTCAAAAAAAATAATTCAATCTCCTTGGTCTCAAGAACCGAATTCAGCATATCAAGCCAGTTATTCTGAAGTTATAAAAGGAGCAGAAAATTTGTTGAAACAACAACAAATTCCAGAAATAAAAGATTTTTATAATCCAAGATTACCAagtgaaatttataaatatattaatgaaaTATGGAAAACCCGTATTTTAGAACAAAGAGCAAATTTTAGACGAGCTCTTACAAAGTTTTCACAATTTCTAGTTGAAAAAATAACTAAAGAAAATGAAGCACATGAATTATTATTAAAAGCTGTTTTATACAGAGATTGGCAAGAATTCGAAATAGAGTATACAAATATCAATGAGATAAATAATCTTATTGATATATTTCAATACTTTATTCATAAAGGAACAAATAGTCCCATTATGAATAAAATGTTTagaatatgtttatataataaagCTAGGAAAATACTACCAagagaaatttttgaaaaaatcaataaaattatctaCAACCAGCAGACTCAATATAAAAAAGTATTTTCTGAATACTTTTTACAATCATATGTTTATCTAAATGATATAGGGGAAGAAATTCCTACTATAAAATTCAGATTAGATCATGAACCATTTGATATAAACAGTATTGAATGGGTTTCGTTAGAGAAATTGTAGtacaaaacttttcttttcacttaTTAAAAGATTTTCCTGCTATTATAAAAGTTATATTGTCACTTTTAGTATATCAAGatgattttattactattttacttGTGGTAGCTTCAAAGAttctaataaagcatgcaaaaaTATGTTTTATAGTCTCTAAATTGaagtgtaattttatatatgtataatatttcctaggttggaaatttgaaaatgtaataatatcattttttcttattttcatttgtTGAATAATAGTAGTAGATTGTATTTCTTCCATTCTAGTATTTCTAGAATTTCTACTAGGTTCAGTAGGGAAAATAGGTATTTGAACTGTTTTCATACCTATTGGTGTTGTCGAATTTGTACTAATAttatcttcttcttcctctatttGAGAATTAGAAGGTAAAACTAAATTATCATTTGTATTTGTTATAGCATTATTTTTAAAGTATAGCCTATCTCCAAATGACATATATTCTATAGTACTTACAGGTTTTGAAGTACTAGTACCACTTATTCTatctatcatccaatcttttggtattgacaGATCTTTTAGCTGTAGTAATTTTGGTTGTATCTCTGTAGTCAATTTATTGGGTTCAAATAactcaattattttattattaatttctttaatttctacTTCTGCCGTGTTGGTATATTCATTAATAGAAGTCTAACTTATTGCTGGATCTTCTGCTAAATCacttatttcagaattttttatCTAAATTCTTAAACATAAACACTCTTCTATTAGAGGGTCTGTAATAGATATAAAATAGTTTGGTTTAACCTTAAATCCTATTACACCAGTATGTAAATTAGACTGTATTCCTCCAATAAGTGCTTTTATCGGGTTTTCAAATCTTTTATCTAATAAAACTGCTATGATAGGTATATCATGTCATTTTCTAAATAAAGCTCTAATTATTATCATAATTATACCTAAATGTATATATCTAACTTGAGGGTATTTCTTTTTAATCCTCTTAATTTTTTCTTTAGTAAATAATAGAATTTCTGTTAATCCTCCTCTAGTATCCTTAGCGACTGTATTGCCACTAATCTTTTCTATATGTCTTTGACTCCATATTTTAAACttagatattttatatatttcttctttagaaatgtgatttttatttatttttctatcattTCATCAGAAAAGTTTTCTTCTCCAATCAAATTTCCTaattttatgtcttgttgttcaGACTTAGGAATTTATTCTAATTGATTTTTAGAACTACTTCCTacattaaacataaatatatattcttctttatCCTGAATCGCACTGCTTTCGATATTAACTCATATAATATTTCTTCAGGATTTATTTCCTCTTCGTAACAAATTTCTAAATCTTGTTCTTCAAGACTTTTAATCATCTTTTTAGTACTTTTTCCTTTATTAGGACAGTTTGGTGCTATATGGCCTTCTTCATCACAAATAAAACATTTACATATctgtttttttagattttttagaagttttttttctaaattttttttctttttcttattattaccattatattttttatttcctgGTTTCcacctaataaatttatattttctatttttctttttatgtttttataagtATTAGGACGTGTTGTTTTGCATCCAAATTCCAttcattttctagaatttttgtacaATGACTAtaagttaatttattttttacttgtttAGCCGCTTTAGTTTGTAGACAATGTATAGTTATTCTTTCTTTTGCAAAATTAATTCTATTTCCTATAGAATCTATATTTTCTTTTGCTATTCTGATTCTTTACTATGTTTATCTAAATAAGACACATATTTTTTATACATATCTCATCCCATGGTGGGGTAGTTTATGAAAATATTGGTTTTCcaaaattctatattttcatttttaatttttgatattcatgaagaaattttttgaaaattcttcTAAATAtcttatatcacataatttaaaTTTTGACAAGGTATAACTAGCTATACTATCTTGatcttttttatcaaaataaccacaaaattgCTTTTTAGAATATTTGTTAATCCTTTTAAAAGATCTTTAGGAGTACCTATTTGATTAATTAGTTGTCATTTTTGGACTTTTCCTACTTCTGATTCTTCCCAACGTCTTAAGAATTGTAAAACGTCTCTTTGAAAAGTtcctacaaaataatttaaaaatttttcttttgTCCAAGAACCGTTGTTGTTTACAACTATTGTCATTGACTGTGCCCAATCATCTATGGTTTTTTCATAGTCTGATATTGAAATATTAGTCAAATCTAAATATATTCCTCCTTGAGCCACATTTCTTTTATGTGGTATAGGTATAGTTTGACTTGGTTGTTGATTAGAAGATTACCAGATATTCGGCTTTTAACTTCATTAGTAGCTATATTTTCGGTTTGATTACCAAAAATTCTTGTTGTATTTTCAACTGTTTCAAAGTCTTTATTTAAAGCTCTCAGATAATCATCTTTTTGAATCTCTGATTCTAATTTTCTTTTACCATAAGGATCTGTTTGATCAGTATCCATAGGTTCGGGGACTTCTATATTTTCATCCTCATCTATTGAAGTATTTTCTTCATCGGATTTATAACTAGTTACATTTAAATCTTCTTGATTATCAGAATTACTAGAACTACTACTTTCTGTAGtatcataatttaacatatagTGATAATTTTAAGTATCCTATTCTTTCATTTTTATCTGTACTTTTAGTAAATTTGACTTTCCAATATTCTATTAATTCTTTATAAGATTGGAAATCATATTTTGTTGAgtaatatttttcttttcttttttgatttttatttctattaatagTAGAAGATGACTCTTCGAAGaagtttcttcttcttcatcgatAAAGTTAAAATTATATTACTATTACTATAATATAAGGGACCTAAATCTATATCGAttccatattattattattaataacccGATCTAATTTATTATTGACTTCGATAaaatttatttagatttattgtTTAAATCTAATTCTTTAATATCTCCCatgtaatttactttttcttctatATTATTGActtcattatatattttattataatatatagagGTTATGTCCATTAAACTATTAAATCCTTTACTAAGGGCcgaaatattattttattgtttagaATCTATATGCATAATATGATTGTAGGTTTTATCTTTATATAAACAATCTGTCTCTTCCATGTTACTTATCTTTGGTACCTAAAAACGTCTGTTATATTATTTTGTCTTAACACATAAGGCCTATCATCTCTCACCTAGACTTAAAAAGGCAAAAGTTAGACAAAATAACAGATATATGGGTTTCAAGATAAATAACCACGAAATTAACTGGATTGTAAATTAAAGATAAAAACTTACAATGAGTATTATGATATGAATTTCTCCAAGAATCGTAGCTCCGGGGCCTCTGATACCAATTACAAACTAACACAAGTGCGGAAGatagttattttattaaaagTAAAAAGAAGATTTTATAAAGAGAGAGTTTACAAAGAGAGAATActgaaagtaaaagaaaagatTTCTAAGCTAATTTTCCGATGCCTTATTTAGGCTCTTTACATTGCTATTTAtagtaaaatttctaaactttatTTGATTTTTCTTCAATCCTGCACAGTGTTTCTGATAAGGATGAATTTATTATTGCCTCCACGTATGTTGTCAGTTGTCTTTGTCATATCTTCATTTGTACATGGATGCCTTGAATTTTTGTTTACCGCCAATCTTGAAAATCAGCTTGAAAGTTTTCTTGACTTTACACGTGGTCTTTGTTTTGTCTTTATCCTTCTTGGATGTTGTCCAGGTTCCATGTTTCTAATCCAGGTGTAAAGATTCTAgtgatagtcttggtgaattccaAGTCTCCCACGTGTTCTTGATTTCTTCAATTATTTCTGAAGGAAAATCGTCTATTTCCATATCTGCTATTTTCTTTAGCAGTTGTATGGATTCTTGATCTCTTAATTTTTGAATCATGCTGTTTTTATCAGCTACTATTCTTCTTCCATCGGTAGATAATTTgtatgtttgatcttgaattacATGTCGAGCTGTTGACATTAAATCAATTCCGGCTTGGATTTGAAAATATTTTGGATTATTGTAACACTTGTCAATGATTTTGGTGAAGTGTTTTTTATCTTCTTTGTCTACTGATAAATAAAGACTATCAAATATTTATTGAATAATCTATATTTAATATGGTTGATAAAATCGCTTTTTTTAAGCAATTCCAATAAAACTACTTATTTAGatataaaaatagttataaaatTCATCTTGTTACTAAAAGATACTGTTAATCCCTGTTtatactttctttctttttctcttctttgcaGTTTTCTCGTGAATACAGAACAACACAAAAAGGTAagttcctttttcttttaatttgtaaTTTTGCTGTTTTAGATCTCATTTTCCCTTCAATTAATTATAGTTATTTTCAGGTTTGTTCCTTTTAATCTAATTGTACGATATTCAGTTCCACTCGATCCGTTCGTCTACTGATTTTAcctattacttttttttttccgtTGAATCTTATTGTGTTTATTTGATTTTGATCGATTCTTAGCATAAGaagtgtttaattttttttattcttcgAGTTTCTTTGTAAGAAATGTTACCTTTGATACTTGGATTCTGTTTGGCCACTGAGAAATTGAAAGGAAACAAATAAAaaggaatttttattttaaattctagcTATATTTGAACCATTTCTAAGCAGTCAAGTTCCATGATCTGTTGCTTATCTTATTTGTTTAGTAAAGCGAAGCAGAGTTTAACTCTCTAACTTTGAAACACAGCTTTGatttttgtgattttggaatGATGTGATTAATAGATTATACATTCCAGGTTCTGGTTAAGATTAACGGCGTGttttaaataaacaaaacccCGGGCTGTTGGAGAGAAGAGAGCCTGATTAATTAATATCAagtttgtgtgtatatatatacatttacagAGTGTTTGAGACTTGAGAGTGAAAATTCGgtcttttgtttttaatttaatttaattttcaattttgttCAGAGTAATGAATTTTCTGTCTTGTTTGTTGGCAGACTTACCAGATGGGCAAGGCAGAAAACAACCATAACATGGAGGAGGGAACGCTAGAGATCGGCATGGGTGAATTTTATTGCTTTATAAGCATTTTAATTGGGTTATGTTCAATTGAATTCATGTTTTATATATGATTTGAGTGCTTAGTTTAATAATGAGGGAGAAATTGTTGGTACCTTTGGTTAAGCAGCCACATGCATTGCAACAAGGACTTGTTCCATGAAAGAAGCCTTATCATTCATGATCATCTTTCTTTTTGTGAGATAATTGCAGAATATAGAACTGTTTCCGGAGTGGCTGGGCCATTGgtaatccttgataaagtgaagGCAAGTTCTGGTTTTCTTGCTCATTATCTAGTAACCTTTGAACTACTTGTGTTTGATACCTGTTTTCAACACATATTACTGAACATAGTTATGCAGATATGATCCATAGGAACCCTCCAAATACATGGGAAAACTTTAAAAAAACTGAACATATCTGTGATGGAAACATGTATATGACTGTCACACCTAAGTTCGAGTAACATAGCTAGTAACATTCTCATtcttatttaattttgatttcaAATCTTCTTCATTTGGGGTTCTTGCTTTCTTCAGGGACCCAAGTATCAAGAAATTGTTAATATTCGTTTAGGGGATGGAACAACCAGACGTGGTCAAGTCCTAGAAGTTGATGGAGAAAAGGCCGTTGTTCAGGTAATTTTTATCTCAGTTGATCTTTTATTCCCTTATAATCATGAATCCCTCTTTGTGCTCatgccaaaaggaaaaatattaactttttcaCCATGCAAAATGCGGGCCTTCTGTTATGGTGCTAGTTTCTATACTTTAATTGGTGCAACAATTTTATCAACAGATGATCCATGTATTCTTTGTATGCTCTACTTATATGGCACCTTGGCTAGGTATTTGAAGGAACATCTGGAATTGACAACAAATATACGACCGTGCAATTTACAGGAGAGGTATGTAACCTCCTCCTTTCCTACATTTAAGATTAATCCTTATCTTGCACTTGTAAGTTTGATATGCAAAATAACTGCCCTTAAAGACACAGCCAGAAAATAATTGAAGTAGCTTCTTTTCTATCAGGAAATTGTTGCCTGATTTTATGGCTTTAGACATTAGGACAAATGGTGATGCATTTTAGTTGTTTCTTAAATCTTTAGGTACATGGTTTTGAAATAAACTAGAGGGGAAATAAATCTTTTTGTTACTAGATGTCGAAGACAAATTATTTAGTATGGTAAGCTAAGATTTTAGTTTGGCATGATACTGGCTGTTTTGGCTGTTAGTATAGTAAAAGTTATTTTCCTAAGTATATGTCATCAGCCCCTTTATGGTCTCTCAAAGCAAATTAATATTTTGGCTGGTATTCATATTTCTGCCCACTGAATGTCTTGCAAACTTCGGAAAGGATATTACAGACCAGGTCATGTTGGTAGAGAAACCATAGAGATTAATTTTTCTTGTGCTGTATGATGGTTAATAATAGCAGCCTGTTACTTATTTGTGTTTCTTATGAAGGTTTGTTTTCCCATACCCGGCCTTGCTGATTACAAGGTTTAGGCAATCAAGCCTTTACAGTGGACTTGTTAATGTTTAGTGGTATTTTAGACACAACAATAGTCGGTCACTAGCAGCTTAGCCATTTTATGCACTTGTTCCTGTGCCCATAGAgaaggggggaaaattgacaatTTATAATCATTATACTTCGTGTGATTATATCATGCAACTGTAGAGGTTTCACAAGGGTTTATTTGGTTTGTAAATGTGGTATATGCTTAAATGATGAAAAGTTACGTAATGAGGGAAACGCTGGCAGagttttgtgtcatcttttagaTAGTGGTTAGGATTGCTGTTTGCTGCTTAGTGATTCTTTTGAATCATTGCAAAGAAATGCCTAATTCTTATGATACTGTAGAAACCATGGTAGCAAGGTAGAAGAGAACTGAGAAGAGTTTGTTTTAGTTGTATTTAGGAAAAGTATTTCATTTTTCCCTGCATTTTTTTCTGTTGTTTTCAACTCATTTGCCAGTATCTTTCTTCTAACTATTTTGTAGGTTTTGAAAACTCCTGTTTCTTTGGATATGCTTGGGCGCATTTTCAATGGCTCTGGCAAGCCAATCGATAACGGGCCACCTATCTTGCCTGAAGCATATTTGGATATTTCTGGTAGGCAGTGTTGTGGAGTGAATGAGACTGGAACCATACAAGTTGCTTCTAATCATAAGTTTGTTGATTGCTGTATTACTTATCCTTCATTTTACTATTTTGTAGGGAGTTCTATTAATCCTAGTGAGAGAACCTATCCTGAAGAAATGATACAGACAGGGATTTCAACAATTGATGTTATGAATTCAATTGCTAGAGGGCAAAAGATCCCTCTCTTTTCTGCTGCTGGTCTTCCCCATAATGAAATTGCTGCTCAGATTTGTCGTCAGGCTGGTTTGGTGAAACGATTGGAGAAGGCTGGGGATCTTCTTGAGGTAAAGTTTATGTATTAATATAGATTGGCttgtaataatataatattatgatatccTTGATAGTTTAAATAAGTGAACATGCTAACATTTGTATATACATGGCTTGTAGATTCTTTTGTGCCCTTACCATGAGGTTTGTAGAAAGCTGATTGTTTCACTAACCCGATGATTTTTCAGGATGGTGAAGAAGATAATTTTGCCATTGTGTTTGCGGCTATGGGTGTAAACATGGAAACTGCACAGTTTTTCAAACGTGATTTTGAGGAAAATGGCTCAATGGAGAGAGTGACCCTTTTCCTAAACCTGGTATGTTTCAATTTGAGATAGAAATGCtttacccttttttatttttatttttacatgagaAATGTGGGttggaaaaatatatttatagcCTGAAAATACCTTCTACTTTCTTCTCTACAGGCTAATGACCCCACAATTGAACGTATTATTACTCCTCGTATTGCTCTCACTACTGCTGAATATCTGGCATATGAATGCGGGAAGCATGTTCTTGTGATTCTTACAGACATGAGTTCTTATGCTGATGCTCTCCGTGAGGTAATGAAAAGCAACCAAATCTCCCTTATGCAATCTCTTTAGTGCATGACTACCAGCTCTTGAAGCCAGAGCTCCATAAATCCGTTTGTGATATTCGTCAAAATCTCTTTTACTACTGGTTTCTTTTGAATTcgggattttttttttctaaattaccTTAAATTTCTTAGGTTGTACAGAAATTTATGCTCTGTGTGAGACATACTACTATTGCTACTGCAGGTTTCTGCTGCCCGAGAAGAAGTGCCTGGAAGACGTGGGTATCCTGGGTACATGTATACtgatttggccacaatatatgaGCGAGCTGGAAGAATTGAAGGGCGAAAGGGTTCCATCACGCAAATTCCAATTCTTACTATGCCAAATGACGGTAATGCATCTTTTAACTATATCAAAATTTAGCACAGAGCCCCAGAAACAAATACTTTATGGCATTTCTATTTATTGTTTTGACAGATATTACCCATCCAACTCCGGATCTTACTGGATATATCACAGAGGGGCAAATATACATTGACAGACAGCTCCATAATAGACAGGTAAATTCGAAATTAGCTTTGACAAACTATCAAACCTGTGCATCGTGGAGTTATTCAGGTCTGCAAATTATACCCTTCTTCTCATCAATATGTGCATGGAATTTTATTTCTAATATGGTATTTTACTTGAACACGCAAAAGAAAAGGTATTTTACTTAGTGAACTGTATATTCTCCATTGGTATATTGCTTTAGTATATTTCTAATAGTGACTTtgttgaacatggtttcttaattGGACTGATTTCAGAGTCAACAATATTCTCTATACCTGTTTTTAAAGAGTGTAGTTGACCTATGTCAATAAATAAATTCTTTGCCTCTGAATTGGACAGATATACCCACCAATCAATGTGCTTCCATCGCTTTCTCGTCTGATGAAGGTGAGGATGGCACACATTTATTTAAGATCTtgattataatgaaatatatTGCATCAATCAATATTTACAAATCATGACTTGCTATGAAGTATAATTGCTGTTATCTCTTATTTGGCAGAGTGCCATTGGTGAGGGGATGACACGCAGGGATCATGCTGATGTGTCTAACCAGGTCTGGTTGCAACTTCAATCCTTTATTCGATGTAAAAGGCATCTAATATCTCTTTTTGTTTCTCAATCCTTGAACTTTCAGTTGTATGCAAATTATGCCATCGGGAAGGATGTTCAGGCTATGAAAGCTGTGGTTGGAGAAGAAGCTCTTTCATCCGAGGATCTGGTTACACTCTCTTTCACATTTCCTCCTCAATTTTCTTGCACCGTTGTTTGGTCAAGTAGTTTCTTAACCTAATCCGATATCCTCTAACAGCTATACTTGGAGTTCTTGGATAAATTCGAGAGGAAATTTGTGACGCAAGGAGCATACGACACTCGCAACATCTTTCAGTCACTTGATTTGGCGTGGACACTGCTTCGTATATTTCCTCGCGAACTTCTTCACCGTATACCTGCGAAAACTCTCGACCAGTACTACAGTCGAGATGCAGCTAATTAAAAGTGACACAAATTCCTGTCCTAAATTGCCATTGCCTCTATCTCCATCATGGTTGGTCTAGTTTTACAAGTTAATTATTCGCccgccctttttttttttttctcctgtTTTAATTCATAAGTTGCCTGCCATCTGCTCAGATAATAATGGTTGAATACCAGCGAGAATTTGCAGTTCTTCTGCTTGTAAGCAGAGATACCAAATAAATATTCTTTTGGATCGGTAAAATATGGGGATAggaatttttttgttatttactTTTGGCAACCAAACCGATTTGGGATTTTACTTTACATTGATGAGAAAATACAGTCCATTACCAGTGAATTTTAGCTGTTTTTCCATTTCTTTGTTTATCATGTATTTGTATTATATCTAAAATAGGAAATggg
This is a stretch of genomic DNA from Gossypium arboreum isolate Shixiya-1 chromosome 11, ASM2569848v2, whole genome shotgun sequence. It encodes these proteins:
- the LOC108457222 gene encoding V-type proton ATPase subunit B 2 encodes the protein MGKAENNHNMEEGTLEIGMEYRTVSGVAGPLVILDKVKGPKYQEIVNIRLGDGTTRRGQVLEVDGEKAVVQVFEGTSGIDNKYTTVQFTGEVLKTPVSLDMLGRIFNGSGKPIDNGPPILPEAYLDISGSSINPSERTYPEEMIQTGISTIDVMNSIARGQKIPLFSAAGLPHNEIAAQICRQAGLVKRLEKAGDLLEDGEEDNFAIVFAAMGVNMETAQFFKRDFEENGSMERVTLFLNLANDPTIERIITPRIALTTAEYLAYECGKHVLVILTDMSSYADALREVSAAREEVPGRRGYPGYMYTDLATIYERAGRIEGRKGSITQIPILTMPNDDITHPTPDLTGYITEGQIYIDRQLHNRQIYPPINVLPSLSRLMKSAIGEGMTRRDHADVSNQLYANYAIGKDVQAMKAVVGEEALSSEDLLYLEFLDKFERKFVTQGAYDTRNIFQSLDLAWTLLRIFPRELLHRIPAKTLDQYYSRDAAN